From Acropora muricata isolate sample 2 chromosome 14, ASM3666990v1, whole genome shotgun sequence, one genomic window encodes:
- the LOC136899168 gene encoding uncharacterized protein translates to MGAATAAKIVSRVKSKALEDKFKPASAIVDEVMLDILTEAPCPALPKPVHVARAANRLRQKLRPEHPKDLNFELVEECLPSGFFRADLTVKQRRHLIFAREEQLNTLTHAKAWYVDGTFKLVRHPFKQLLTVNAFVRSGEYAKQVPLVFVLMANKKEKDYKKVLKKIIDLLPSKPAIKQVTIDFEKALWAAFRTVLPAISIQGCVFHWTQAVWRKVQELGLQRAYSEDDAVYKYVRKLMALSFLPYRQISRMFLRLEVQAQTEPLKNLVAYIRRQWIESTVFLPKNWSVYKQAIRTNNDIEGWHNALNRRAGGQSGLSMYSLIELLEREARLTAVTIRLVSERKLKRVQRKQYRNLQAKLFDSWEQYERKEKTAAQLLKSCSDLNGPARWD, encoded by the exons ATGGGGGCAGCAACCGCAGCCAAGATAGTCTCCCGGGTGAAGAGTAAGGCACTGGAGGATAAGTTCAAGCCAGCGTCGGCAATAGTGGATGAG gtcatGTTAGACATACTGACGGAAGCCCCATGTCCAGCGCTCCCCAAGCCAGTGCATGTTGCAAGAGCTGCAAACCGTCTGAGACAGAAACTCAGACCTGAGCACCCGAAGGACCTGAACTTCGAACTGGTCGAGGAATGTCTCCCTTCCGGTTTCTTCCGAGCCGACTTGACAGTGAAGCAGAGACGGCATCTGATCTTCGCCAGAGAAGAGCAGTTGAATACGCTGACACATGCAAAAGCATGGTACGTGGATGGAACGTTCAAGCTTGTTCGTCACCCTTTCAAGCAGCTCCTGACAGTAAATGCTTTCGTCAGATCCGGGGAATATGCAAAGCAAGTGCCGCTTGTATTCGTCTTGATGgccaacaagaaagaaaaagactacAAGAAG GTACTAAAGAAGATCATCGACCTTCTTCCAAGCAAGCCGGCCATTAAACAAGTCACCATAGACTTTGAAAAGGCGCTGTGGGCGGCATTCAGAACGGTCCTGCCAGCTATATCTATCCAGGGCTGCGTTTTCCACTGGACCCAAGCCGTGTGGAGGAAG GTGCAAGAGCTCGGCCTACAGAGAGCGTATTCTGAGGACGATGCGGTATACAAATACGTAAGAAAGTTAATGGCCCTATCATTCCTACCTTACCGCCAGATCAGCCGTATGTTCCTTCGCCTGGAAGTTCAGGCACAGACAGAGCCCCTAAAGAACCTCGTCGCTTATATCAGACGACAGTGGATAGAAAGTACGGTGTTCCTTCCGAAGAACTGGAGTGTCTACAAACAGGCGATCAGAACTAACAACGACATCGAGGGGTGGCATAATGCTCTGAATCGTCGTGCGGGTGGGCAGAGCGGTTTATCTATGTATTCTTTGATAGAGCTCCTGGAGAGAGAGGCGAGACTCACAGCCGTCACAATCAGGCTTGTATCGGAAAGAAAACTGAAGCGCGTCCAGCGGAAGCAGTATCGCAACCTGCAGGCAAAGCTGTTCGACAGTTGGGAGCAGTACGAGAGAAAAGAGAAGACCGCCGCACAGCTGCTGAAAAGCTGCTCTGATCTCAACGGCCCGGCGCGTTGGGACTGA
- the LOC136898343 gene encoding uncharacterized protein: protein MTQRRVEQAGPSYLVQEPPNVNQYQQFPCFPVGGHFPFLPSGRPCSPAESTSSSGSLPSESTEAKSKRCSWSNPEVKCLISAYKQHHNLLKATRSAHGKKSVWESIMDEFIQLCREAGIDTSKTLVQIKEKWRGVFDKYKNVCDNNNRTGRDRKTCEFYDDIDEFMASSDKVNPKFVKETNVASQKRKGSDEVSAGEESDCVATTADPITDTEPGEDDNTKIKQPIEKKNPSGLQRKKRKTTSIDSTDTENAILHMFEAQQDAFQRSEEKDERMLQAMMKSQEDAQRRHQEFTVAVLAKLGDIFASKK from the coding sequence ATGACGCAGCGACGTGTTGAGCAAGCTGGCCCTTCCTACCTTGTGCAAGAACCGCCAAATGTAAATCAGTATCAGCAGTTTCCTTGTTTTCCCGTTGGAGGCCATTTCCCGTTTCTTCCATCTGGTCGTCCTTGTAGCCCAGCCGAAAGCACCAGCAGTTCCGGGTCTTTACCAAGTGAATCCACTGAAGCGAAAAGCAAGCGTTGTAGCTGGTCAAATCCAGAGGTGAAATGCCTGATATCAGCTTACAAACAACATCACAACTTGCTAAAAGCAACGAGAAGCGCTCACGGCAAGAAAAGTGTATGGGAGAGTATCATGGATGAATTTATTCAATTGTGCAGGGAAGCTGGAATCGACACATCGAAAACTTTAGTGCAGATTAAAGAAAAATGGAGAGGCGTATTCGATAAATACAAAAATGTTtgtgacaacaacaacaggaCCGGACGAGACCGCAAGACCTGCGAATTTTACGATGACATCGATGAATTCATGGCCAGCTCAGACAAAGTCAACCCCAAATTTGTGAAGGAAACCAACGTGGCTTCACAGAAGAGAAAAGGCAGTGACGAAGTGAGTGCAGGCGAGGAAAGTGATTGCGTAGCAACAACTGCTGATCCTATTACCGATACAGAACCAGGAGAAGACGACAACACCAAAATCAAACAaccaattgaaaagaaaaatccgTCAGGTCTTCAACGAAAAAAGCGAAAGACGACAAGTATCGATTCTACGGACACAGAAAATGCCATACTCCACATGTTTGAGGCCCAGCAAGACGCATTTCAAAGATCGGAAGAGAAAGACGAACGAATGCTGCAGGCCATGATGAAGTCTCAAGAAGATGCTCAGAGGAGACACCAGGAATTTACTGTCGCTGTTTTAGCGAAATTAGGGGACATTTTCGCTTCCAAAAAGTAA